In the genome of Elusimicrobiota bacterium, the window AATTGTCCGAATAATGTATGATGATTCATAAGCCTGAACCTCCTTGTAGACCCGACAGTAATCGGGTTTTGGCATGGTTTTGAATCACACCATTATAGGGAATAGTTCAGGCTTTTTCAATCCTAATTTGGACACACGTGATTTATTTTATGTTTTCAGTTGTTATTAACTAATTCTTGTTTTGCAGCAGGTTTGGGTGTCACCGGCGGAGAGTTCTTAAGATTAGGAGTTGGAGAAAGAGCAATAGGTATGGGAGGGGCATTTTGTAGTATTGCCAACAATGTCAGTTCTACATATTGGAATCCTGCGGGGCTAGCACAACTGAGTTCAAGGGAACTATCAATGATGAGTTTTGACTATTTAATGGATATATCAAATGAAAATTATAGTTATGCCAATCCGCTGGGTAATTCCGGAGTACTTGGTTTTCAGATATCCCTTTTGGGTATGCGTGATATGAGCAGGGATGAATATGGAACAATGGGTTCATTTTTTAAAAACGAAGAGAGAATAGTTTCATTAAGTTATGCCAGCTGGATAAATCCCAACCTTTCTATGGGAATAAATTTGAAAACCATTTATACAAAGCTGGATACTGATGAAACAAGCGGATTTGGTATGGATATCGGGACCTTGTATAAAACGCCTGTTGAAAACCTGAACTTAGGGGTGGTTATTCAGAATATTGAAACAGGCTTGAAGTACACAGACAAAAAAGAATCAATGCCTCTAAATCTGAAAACTGGAATTTCTTACACATTAAATAATGTTATCCTTGCTACTGACGTGGACGCTTTTATTGATAACAGTATAAACCTGCATACTGGTGGCGAATATACGTATAAACCAATGCAGAGATGGAATTTGCAGTTAAGCGCAAGATTGGGCTATAGTGCGTCAATGGGCAATATTAACGCGATATCTGGGCTTTCTTCAGGATTTGGTCTTAAAATTAACAAATTTAATATAGATTACGCTTTTGTCCCCCATGGAGACTTAGGAGACACTAAAAGAATTTCCTTCACTGCAAGATTTTAAGTTTTGGAGTTCCGAATTTTTGGGAAGCATACTTAAATTTTAGAAATAGTGACAGCTTTCTGTTTATCTGTAAATATCTTTTCTGTGTTAAACATCAATAACAAAAACAGTTATTGGACTTTACCCTTTTTTTTAGACACTCAGTTAAGCTACTTTTTGTAGCAACATCGCCTCAAATTTTGCCGGACTCAACCCGCCAATTGTTGTATGCCGCCTGATCCGGTTGTAAAACACTTCAATATATTCAAATATACTGCTCATCGCTTCCCGTTTGGTTTCGTAAGTCGCATCGTACACCAGTTCTTTTTTCAGCGTACTGAAAAATGATTCAGCAACAGGCACTTTTTTATGATATCGGAGGTGCGTGGGATAAGCTCGAAGACGTTAATTTTACCATAGGAGAAACTGACCAATGGAGGCTAAACGGGAAATGGGATAATCTTTTGAAAGCCGGCTATGGTTTTGGCATCAGGTTTACAACACCGATATTTCCGATAAGGCTTGACTGGGGTTGGCCAGTACAAAGTCTGCCAGGCCAAAATCCTCCTGAATTCTATTTTACCATCGGACAAGTATTTTGAAAGACGCATTGAAAGAGTACCGGTTGTTAGTGATTTGCCGATATTAGGGTATCTTTTCAGGTATAAATCAAAAACAACAGCCAGGACAGAACTGCTTATTTTCATTACCCCGAGTATACTTAAAGATTAAAACCTACGGGAACTTTTTCGCTTTTTTTGCGTCTAATGGTGTGAAGGTCTTCACAATCCAGTCAAAAATATGCTATAACTTTGACCTGAACATTTGAGGAAGCAAATAAAATTACAAGGGGGAGTACAATGATTGTAGAATTTACGACGTTCAAAGAGAGGCCGGTAATCCAGCTTAAGCGTGATGAAAACGACAGATACGGCCTTTCCATGGGCTTGTCAAAAGCGAAACTATGCATCGAAGCAATTGAAGAAATCAAGAAATTCGTAAAAGATAATGATGTGCCTGTTGAAACAGAGAAAAAGAAATAACTGTTAGCCTTTCTTTTCCAGTTTCGCCCAGGAATCTTTTAAAGTAACAGTACGGTTAAAAACAAGTTTGTCAGTTGTGGTGTCTGGGTCAATGCTAAAATACCCGTGGCGTATGAATTGATATCGCGCTCCGGGTTTTGCATTTTTTAGGGATGGTTCTGCTTTGCAGTTAGAGAGTATTTTTAGTGATAGGGGATTGATGTAATTTTTGAAATCTTCATCTTTCTTAACGTTGTCCGGGCCGGGCAGGGTAAATAAATTCTCATATATTCTAACTTCGGTATCGATTGCCTGCTGCGCTGACACCCAGTGTAGAGTGCCATGGACTTTTCTGTTATCCGATGTTCCGCCGCCGCGGGAGTGCGGGTCATATTTGCAGTGAATCTCCAGTATTTCTCCGGTTTTTTCGTCCTTAATAACTTTTTCGCAAGTAATGTAGTAAGCGTGCTTTAGACGCACTTCCTGTCCCGGAGCCAGCCTGAAAAATTTCTTTGGCGCAACTTCACGAAAATCCTCTCTCTCTATATAAATAATTTTTGAAAAGGGCACTTTTCTTTTACCGGCAGATATGTCTTCGGGATTATTGTCTGCGTCCAATTCTTCAACTAATCCGTCAGCATAATTTGTAATTATTACCTTAACCGGGTCAAGCACTACCATTACTCTGGGTGCATTTTTATTTAAATCTTCTCTTATGCAGTATTCCAGTAAACCAAAATCTACTGTACTGTTTGATTTTGCAATTCCTATGCGATCGCAGAAATTTATAATTGATTGGGGCGTGTACCCGCGCCTGCGCAGTCCTGATAGTGTTGGTAACCGCGGGTCATCCCATCCCGTGACAATCTTTTCCTGAACCAGCTGGAGAAGTTTGCGTTTGCTCATTACAGTATATGTCAGGTTCAATCTTGCAAATTCAATCTGTCGAGGATGGCAGTCAATAGTTATGTTATTCAATACCCAGTCATACAAAGGGCGGTGGTCTTCAAATTCCAGGGAGCATAATGAGTGGGTTATTTTTTCAAGAGCATCTGAAATCGGGTGCGCATAATCGTAGGTTGGGTAAATACACCACTTGTCACCGGTTCTGTGATGGATTGCGTGCTTTATTCTATAGATTACAGGGTCGCGCATGTTGAGATTTGGGTGTGCCATGTCTATTTTTGCGCGGAGCGAGCATTCTCCGTCTTTAAGCTCGCCGCTTTTCATTTTTTCAAAAAGCGAGAGGTTTTCTTCAACTGAGCGGTCACGATAGGGGCTGTTTTTGCCAGGCTCGGTCAGGGTTCCGCGGTATTCGCGTATTTGGTCAACATTCAGGTGGCAGACATATGCTTTACCCTTTTTAATCAATTCAGCTGCGTGTTGGTGTAACTTTTCATAATAATCTGATGCATAATAAAAATGCTTGCCCCAGCCGAAACCCAGCCATTTTATATCTTCCTGTATCGAATCGATATATTCAA includes:
- a CDS encoding PorV/PorQ family protein, with the protein product MGVTGGEFLRLGVGERAIGMGGAFCSIANNVSSTYWNPAGLAQLSSRELSMMSFDYLMDISNENYSYANPLGNSGVLGFQISLLGMRDMSRDEYGTMGSFFKNEERIVSLSYASWINPNLSMGINLKTIYTKLDTDETSGFGMDIGTLYKTPVENLNLGVVIQNIETGLKYTDKKESMPLNLKTGISYTLNNVILATDVDAFIDNSINLHTGGEYTYKPMQRWNLQLSARLGYSASMGNINAISGLSSGFGLKINKFNIDYAFVPHGDLGDTKRISFTARF
- a CDS encoding IS3 family transposase, which produces MPVAESFFSTLKKELVYDATYETKREAMSSIFEYIEVFYNRIRRHTTIGGLSPAKFEAMLLQKVA
- a CDS encoding outer membrane protein assembly factor, whose product is MIQQQALFYDIGGAWDKLEDVNFTIGETDQWRLNGKWDNLLKAGYGFGIRFTTPIFPIRLDWGWPVQSLPGQNPPEFYFTIGQVF
- a CDS encoding type II and III secretion system protein produces the protein MTGVGQYKVCQAKILLNSILPSDKYFERRIERVPVVSDLPILGYLFRYKSKTTARTELLIFITPSILKD
- a CDS encoding glutamine--tRNA ligase/YqeY domain fusion protein — encoded protein: MNEEKDKSRDFIRTIIDEDLRSGKNGGRVETRFPPEPNGYLHIGHAKAICINFGIAKEYNGSCHLRMDDTNPVKEDVEYIDSIQEDIKWLGFGWGKHFYYASDYYEKLHQHAAELIKKGKAYVCHLNVDQIREYRGTLTEPGKNSPYRDRSVEENLSLFEKMKSGELKDGECSLRAKIDMAHPNLNMRDPVIYRIKHAIHHRTGDKWCIYPTYDYAHPISDALEKITHSLCSLEFEDHRPLYDWVLNNITIDCHPRQIEFARLNLTYTVMSKRKLLQLVQEKIVTGWDDPRLPTLSGLRRRGYTPQSIINFCDRIGIAKSNSTVDFGLLEYCIREDLNKNAPRVMVVLDPVKVIITNYADGLVEELDADNNPEDISAGKRKVPFSKIIYIEREDFREVAPKKFFRLAPGQEVRLKHAYYITCEKVIKDEKTGEILEIHCKYDPHSRGGGTSDNRKVHGTLHWVSAQQAIDTEVRIYENLFTLPGPDNVKKDEDFKNYINPLSLKILSNCKAEPSLKNAKPGARYQFIRHGYFSIDPDTTTDKLVFNRTVTLKDSWAKLEKKG